In Flavobacterium endoglycinae, one DNA window encodes the following:
- the xrtF gene encoding exosortase family protein XrtF, which yields MKKYLVQFRPFLVFIGTFFAAYIVLTVLYKLYLNSFSTTEVDGITQFVGKNVEHLLEAFGYDVDVQRNIGASGLQVFFQNEYLVRIIEGCNAISVIILFISFVLAFSGKLKATLLYILFGIVLIYILNVVRIALLTVLLFHFPEKGHFLHGVVFPLIIYGAVFILWVIWVNKFSKYAK from the coding sequence TTGAAAAAATATTTGGTACAATTCAGGCCGTTTCTAGTTTTTATAGGCACTTTCTTTGCGGCTTATATTGTGCTTACGGTATTGTATAAGCTTTATCTAAATAGTTTTAGCACGACTGAAGTGGACGGAATTACTCAGTTTGTCGGCAAGAATGTCGAACATTTGCTGGAAGCATTTGGTTACGATGTCGATGTTCAAAGAAATATAGGCGCTTCTGGTCTTCAGGTTTTTTTTCAGAATGAATATTTGGTGAGAATTATTGAAGGCTGTAATGCAATAAGTGTTATTATCTTATTTATTTCGTTTGTACTTGCTTTTTCGGGTAAATTAAAAGCTACCTTATTATATATCCTTTTCGGAATCGTATTGATTTATATTTTAAACGTTGTACGAATTGCATTATTGACAGTTTTGTTATTTCATTTTCCCGAAAAAGGACATTTTCTACACGGAGTTGTTTTTCCTTTAATTATCTATGGCGCTGTTTTTATCCTTTGGGTTATTTGGGTAAATAAATTTTCTAAATATGCTAAATAG
- a CDS encoding GAF domain-containing protein: MTFQELQPKISAIVSDTKLVRDEKLLAVCQLLNENVEYYNWVGFYFANHEAKTLHLGPYVGAETDHTVIPFGKGICGQVAESNANFVVPDVKAQDNYIACSLTVKSEIVVPLFVNGVNIGQIDIDSHVIDPFTEADERFLEFVNQEVAKLF; the protein is encoded by the coding sequence ATGACATTTCAAGAATTACAACCAAAAATAAGCGCAATAGTTTCTGACACTAAACTTGTTAGAGACGAAAAATTATTAGCAGTCTGCCAGTTATTAAATGAAAATGTAGAATATTACAACTGGGTAGGTTTCTATTTTGCTAATCACGAAGCCAAAACACTTCATTTAGGACCTTATGTAGGTGCTGAAACAGATCATACTGTGATACCTTTCGGTAAAGGAATCTGCGGACAAGTTGCTGAAAGCAATGCAAACTTTGTGGTGCCGGATGTTAAAGCACAAGATAATTATATTGCCTGCAGTCTGACTGTAAAATCTGAAATTGTAGTGCCTTTATTCGTAAACGGAGTAAATATTGGTCAAATCGATATTGACAGCCATGTTATTGACCCTTTTACTGAAGCTGACGAAAGATTCCTTGAATTTGTAAACCAAGAAGTTGCCAAATTATTCTAG
- a CDS encoding toxin-antitoxin system YwqK family antitoxin, with the protein MKKSFFILFHLIISVHLSAQINMVSKKIFLDSLNRETTPDNYAYTRVITNYSQKNVRYVVTDFYKNGRKRMTGSTLDRDILKKDGEFIYYYKSGSKESVVNYSEDHKSGKEVNWYENQNKKSEKQNSWDPKTKKSQTLILNFWNKDNEQTVTNGEGEYEETDTSVTQKGSLKDGLKQGVWKGNDIVRKISFTDNYNKGILISGTSVDENNMKFSYSSLAEKQTGKKVVKTNK; encoded by the coding sequence ATGAAAAAAAGCTTTTTCATACTATTTCACCTTATCATTTCGGTTCATCTGTCGGCACAGATTAATATGGTCTCGAAAAAGATCTTTCTGGACTCGTTAAATCGCGAAACCACACCTGATAACTATGCCTATACAAGGGTAATTACCAATTATTCTCAGAAAAACGTACGTTATGTTGTAACTGATTTTTACAAAAACGGAAGAAAGAGAATGACTGGTTCTACTTTGGACAGAGATATTCTAAAGAAAGATGGCGAGTTTATTTATTATTACAAAAGCGGATCTAAAGAATCTGTTGTAAATTATTCTGAAGATCATAAATCTGGAAAAGAGGTTAATTGGTACGAAAACCAAAATAAAAAATCTGAAAAACAGAATAGCTGGGATCCTAAAACAAAAAAATCGCAGACTCTGATTTTGAATTTTTGGAACAAAGACAACGAACAAACCGTAACGAACGGAGAAGGCGAATATGAAGAAACAGATACTTCTGTAACACAAAAAGGCTCCCTTAAAGACGGATTAAAACAAGGTGTATGGAAAGGAAATGACATCGTTCGCAAAATTTCTTTCACTGATAATTATAACAAGGGAATTCTAATTTCAGGAACAAGTGTTGATGAAAATAATATGAAGTTTTCGTATTCTTCTTTGGCAGAAAAACAAACTGGCAAAAAGGTTGTAAAAACCAATAAATAA
- the rpsO gene encoding 30S ribosomal protein S15 — protein MYLTKEKKEEIFAQHGGATNTGSAEGQIALFTYRISHLTEHLKKNRHDYNTERSLVLLVGKRRSLLDYLKKKDINRYREIIKVLNIRK, from the coding sequence ATGTATTTAACTAAAGAAAAGAAAGAAGAAATCTTCGCACAACACGGTGGTGCAACAAACACTGGAAGCGCAGAAGGTCAAATTGCATTGTTCACTTACAGAATTTCTCACTTAACTGAACATTTGAAAAAAAATCGTCACGATTACAACACTGAGCGTTCTCTTGTACTATTAGTAGGTAAAAGAAGATCTTTGTTGGACTACTTGAAAAAGAAAGATATCAACAGATATCGTGAGATTATCAAAGTATTGAATATCAGAAAATAA
- a CDS encoding polyribonucleotide nucleotidyltransferase, whose amino-acid sequence MIPQVSQEIIDLGDGRSISIETGKLAKQADGSVVVRLGNCMLLATAVSARTSNPGVDFLPLTVDYREKFAAAGRFPGGFFKREARPSDSEVLTMRLVDRVLRPLFPDDYHAETQVMIQLMSHDDEVMPDALAGLAASAALAVSDIPFYNLISEVRVARIDGKLVINPSRTELEKSDIDMMIGASMDSVAMVEGEMKEISEAEMVEAIKFAHEAIKVQIVAQQKLRAKLSSQEYRTYEGEVEDEAVYAKVKAAAYDKCYAIAQEASGKAERGEKFAAVKEEAKALFTEEEYAENAELAGLVGKYFYKTNKEAVRNVILEKGIRLDGRKTTEIRPIWCETDYLPSVHGSSLFTRGETQALATVTLGTSKEANQIDSPSEQGEEKFYLHYNFPPFSTGEAKPLRGTSRREVGHGNLAQRALKNMIPADCPYTIRVVSEVLESNGSSSMATVCAGTMALMDAGVQMTKPVSGIAMGLITDGEKFAVLSDILGDEDHLGDMDFKVTGTADGITACQMDIKIEGLRYDIMEQALAQARDGRLHILGKLTETIAAPRADVKAHAPKIITRTIPGNFIGALIGPGGKVIQELQKATGTTIVINEVDEQGVVEILGTDPEGIKTVLAKIDALTFKPQVGEAYEVKVIKMLDFGAVVEYTAAPGNEVLLHVSELAWERTENVADVVKMGDVFQVKYLGIDPKTKKEKVSKKALVPRPPREEKKE is encoded by the coding sequence ATGATTCCACAAGTTTCACAAGAAATTATCGATTTGGGAGATGGAAGAAGCATCTCAATCGAAACTGGTAAATTAGCAAAACAAGCCGATGGTTCAGTTGTTGTACGTTTAGGAAACTGTATGCTTTTAGCAACAGCAGTTTCTGCAAGAACCTCTAACCCAGGTGTTGACTTTTTACCATTAACGGTAGATTACCGTGAAAAATTCGCTGCAGCGGGACGTTTCCCTGGAGGATTTTTCAAAAGAGAAGCAAGACCAAGCGACAGCGAAGTATTAACAATGAGATTAGTTGACCGTGTGTTACGCCCACTTTTCCCAGACGATTACCACGCAGAAACTCAGGTTATGATTCAATTAATGTCTCATGACGATGAAGTTATGCCAGATGCATTAGCTGGTTTGGCTGCATCTGCTGCATTAGCTGTTTCAGATATTCCATTTTACAACTTAATTTCTGAAGTACGCGTTGCTCGTATCGACGGAAAATTAGTAATCAACCCAAGCAGAACTGAATTAGAAAAATCTGACATCGATATGATGATTGGAGCTTCTATGGATTCTGTAGCTATGGTTGAAGGCGAGATGAAAGAGATCTCAGAAGCTGAAATGGTTGAAGCAATTAAATTTGCTCACGAAGCTATTAAAGTTCAAATTGTTGCTCAACAAAAATTAAGAGCAAAATTAAGCTCTCAAGAATACAGAACTTACGAAGGTGAAGTTGAAGACGAAGCTGTTTACGCTAAAGTAAAAGCTGCTGCTTACGATAAATGTTACGCAATTGCTCAAGAAGCTTCTGGAAAAGCAGAAAGAGGAGAAAAATTTGCGGCTGTAAAAGAAGAAGCAAAAGCTTTATTTACAGAAGAAGAATATGCTGAAAATGCAGAACTTGCAGGTTTGGTTGGAAAATACTTCTACAAAACAAACAAAGAAGCAGTTCGTAACGTAATTCTAGAAAAAGGAATTCGTCTTGATGGTAGAAAAACTACGGAAATTAGACCAATTTGGTGTGAAACTGATTATTTACCATCTGTTCACGGATCTTCTTTATTTACACGTGGAGAAACTCAAGCCTTGGCTACAGTAACTTTAGGAACTTCTAAAGAAGCTAACCAAATCGATTCTCCATCAGAACAAGGCGAAGAAAAATTCTACTTACACTATAACTTCCCTCCTTTCTCTACTGGTGAAGCAAAACCATTAAGAGGAACTTCAAGAAGAGAAGTTGGTCACGGTAACTTAGCTCAAAGAGCTTTAAAAAATATGATTCCTGCAGATTGTCCTTATACAATTCGTGTTGTTTCTGAGGTTTTAGAATCTAACGGTTCTTCTTCTATGGCAACTGTTTGTGCTGGAACAATGGCTCTTATGGATGCTGGAGTTCAAATGACAAAACCAGTTTCTGGTATTGCTATGGGATTAATTACTGACGGTGAGAAATTTGCTGTATTGTCTGATATTTTAGGAGATGAAGATCACTTAGGAGATATGGACTTTAAAGTTACTGGAACTGCCGACGGTATCACAGCTTGTCAAATGGATATCAAAATCGAAGGATTACGTTATGACATTATGGAACAAGCTTTAGCGCAAGCTCGTGACGGACGTTTACACATTTTAGGAAAATTAACTGAAACAATTGCTGCTCCAAGAGCAGATGTTAAAGCTCACGCACCTAAAATTATCACTAGAACTATTCCTGGAAACTTTATTGGAGCATTAATTGGACCTGGAGGAAAAGTAATTCAAGAATTACAAAAAGCGACAGGAACTACTATCGTAATCAACGAAGTTGACGAGCAAGGAGTTGTTGAAATTTTAGGAACTGATCCAGAAGGAATCAAAACGGTATTGGCTAAAATTGACGCTTTAACTTTCAAACCACAAGTTGGCGAAGCTTACGAGGTGAAAGTAATCAAAATGCTTGATTTTGGAGCTGTTGTAGAATACACTGCTGCACCAGGAAATGAAGTATTGCTTCACGTATCTGAATTAGCTTGGGAGCGTACTGAAAACGTTGCTGATGTAGTTAAAATGGGAGATGTTTTCCAAGTAAAATACTTAGGAATTGACCCTAAAACTAAAAAAGAAAAAGTGTCTAAAAAAGCACTTGTTCCAAGACCTCCACGTGAGGAGAAAAAAGAGTAA
- a CDS encoding fatty acid desaturase family protein, translated as MKAKYFNKSEEEKIFFSALKEKVYEKFKDKNTSYGDARFWFKGVFWTIVCYTCYGFLFSDSISKMTFWLLYVVFQLSGLLIGFSFGHDASHNTAFKNKKANSVLHFYSFLTVGIDPMLWGLRHIRSHHLYANVEGSDIDIDKNPFLRLSPTHPWKPKHKYQVYYAPFVYMFTLLHSVFMSDWVYLFSNEYDWMKRGVPKFELYLRFILYKVFYFSLVLIFPILYTHFSWNFVTLTYLSASAFTSMIFIIMLVGTHFFDEADYPQPEGEFLEHTWAVHQLYTSCDWDADKGWARFLSGGSNCHAAHHLFPNICHTNYSEINAIIEETTREYKQPYHHKTLFEMMYSHFKHLYKMGKPD; from the coding sequence ATGAAAGCTAAATATTTTAATAAATCAGAAGAAGAAAAAATATTTTTCTCTGCTTTAAAAGAAAAAGTCTATGAAAAATTTAAAGATAAAAATACTTCTTACGGAGATGCCAGATTTTGGTTTAAAGGAGTGTTTTGGACAATTGTGTGTTATACATGCTATGGTTTTCTTTTTTCAGATTCCATAAGTAAAATGACCTTTTGGTTGCTGTATGTTGTTTTTCAGTTATCTGGATTGTTAATTGGTTTTAGTTTCGGACACGATGCGTCTCATAATACAGCATTCAAGAATAAGAAAGCAAACTCGGTACTTCATTTTTATAGTTTTCTTACTGTTGGAATAGATCCAATGCTTTGGGGATTAAGACATATTCGTTCTCATCATTTATATGCAAATGTAGAAGGAAGTGACATCGACATCGATAAAAATCCTTTTTTAAGATTGAGTCCTACGCATCCGTGGAAACCAAAACATAAATATCAGGTTTATTATGCGCCTTTTGTTTATATGTTTACGCTGTTACATTCTGTTTTTATGAGTGACTGGGTCTATTTATTTTCAAATGAATATGATTGGATGAAAAGGGGAGTTCCTAAGTTTGAATTGTATTTGAGATTTATATTGTATAAAGTATTCTACTTTTCATTGGTTTTAATTTTTCCAATACTGTATACTCATTTTTCATGGAATTTTGTTACGCTGACGTATCTTTCTGCAAGTGCTTTTACTTCTATGATATTTATTATAATGCTCGTTGGTACCCATTTTTTTGATGAAGCCGATTATCCTCAGCCTGAAGGAGAATTTCTGGAGCACACTTGGGCAGTTCATCAGCTTTATACCAGCTGTGATTGGGACGCAGATAAAGGGTGGGCAAGATTTTTAAGTGGAGGATCAAATTGCCATGCAGCACATCATTTATTTCCAAATATCTGCCACACCAATTACAGTGAAATAAATGCCATAATTGAAGAAACGACAAGAGAATATAAACAGCCCTATCATCATAAAACATTATTTGAAATGATGTATTCTCATTTCAAACATTTGTATAAAATGGGAAAACCTGATTAG